In the Methanophagales archaeon genome, ATCTTTTCCTTCGATTTTTCCCCCGTAAAGAGATGTTAAAAGAGCTGTTGTTCTTTGTTGTCCGTCTAAAATATATTGGTACTCTGATATATCTTCGTTTTGAATTATATGTCCGCCAATTGAGCGATGATTCTGTAACTTGATATCAGTCTTCCAAATTAAAATACTCCCCATAGGATAAAATTTATAAATACTGTCCCATAATTTTTTTACATTTTGCTCATCCCATACAACATTACGC is a window encoding:
- a CDS encoding DUF262 domain-containing protein, which translates into the protein RNVVWDEQNVKKLWDSIYKFYPMGSILIWKTDIKLQNHRSIGGHIIQNEDISEYQYILDGQQRTTALLTSLYGGKIEGKDDFDPTIYVDLTIQDENDTDDESYNQRFLFWYEIDDRNGTYLRVSCQAKP